The following coding sequences lie in one Capsicum annuum cultivar UCD-10X-F1 chromosome 5, UCD10Xv1.1, whole genome shotgun sequence genomic window:
- the LOC124898533 gene encoding uncharacterized protein LOC124898533, producing MAMLKQLTVNVPLVKALEKMPKYDKFMKDLVMEKRIVSYKSVDILHHYDAILTRSMVQKKVDLAAFMIPYTIRSLDFAKALCDLRARINPMPLFVYMILGLGGPTPTNMQLVMVDRSVKRPVGILYDVIVKVASFIFPTYFVILDYEVDFKVPIILGRPFLIIGSKLINLRDDNILFKLNDEVVRFNVCHSMKQHKEMSVFSIVDFYYEDEREVPIEEKIVVETLAVVLINLDSECIKE from the coding sequence ATGGcaatgctgaagcagctgacgGTGAATGTACCTTTGGTAAAGGCATTAGAGAAGATGCCCAAATACGATAAgtttatgaaggaccttgtgatggAGAAGAGAATAGTTAGCTACAAATCAGTGGATATTCTTCACCATTATGATGCCATTTTAACAAGATCCATGGTACAAAAGAAAGTAGATCTGGCAGCGTTCATGATCCCTTATACTATTAGGTCACttgattttgctaaggccttatgtgatctcaGAGCAAGAATTAACCCGATGCCACTTTTTGTTTATATGATATTAGGTTTGGGGGGTCCTACACCCACTAATATGCAACTAGTGATGGTAGACAGGTCAGTGAAGAGGCCAGTGGGGATATTGTATGATGTTATAGTAAAGGTAGCCAGCTTTATATTTCCTACATATTTTGTTATTCTAGATTACGAGGTGGACTTcaaggtacccataatcttgggcaGACCTTTCCTCATAATTGGGAGTAAGCTTATTAATTTACGAGATGATAATATACTTTTCAAACTTAATGATGAGGTAGTTCGGTTTAATGTATGCCATTCTATGAAGCAACACAAAGAAATGAGTGTATTCTCCattgttgatttttattatgaggatgagcgaGAGGTGCCGATAGAGGAAAAAATTGTTGTTGAAACTCTGGCTGTGGTTTTGATAAACTTAGATAGCGAATGcattaaagaataa